Proteins found in one Capsicum annuum cultivar UCD-10X-F1 unplaced genomic scaffold, UCD10Xv1.1 ctg76097, whole genome shotgun sequence genomic segment:
- the LOC124894618 gene encoding terpene synthase 17-like has protein sequence MLVMAPSKSLQKLDLINTIQRLGVAYHFEHEIEESLSYMYTCYEEWIGEVDGNDLHAIALCFRLLRQQGYYVSCDAFRKFTDDQGNFKKELVNDVHGMMSLYEAAQFRVHGEEIMDEALNFTITQLKLILPKLSNSQLAEQVSNALKF, from the exons ATGCTAGTGATGGCTCCTTCAAAATCCTTGCAAAAGCTTGATCTCATCAACACAATCCAACGTCTTGGTGTAGCATATCATTTTGAACATGAGATTGAGGAATCATTGAGTTATATGTACACTTGTTATGAAGAATGGATTGGTGAAGTTGATGGCAATGACCTTCATGCTATTGCACTATGTTTTCGATTACTTAGGCAACAAGGTTATTATGTCTCATGTG ATGCTTTTAGGAAGTTCACTGATGACCAAGGAAATTTCAAGAAAGAATTGGTTAACGACGTGCATGGAATGATGAGTTTATATGAGGCAGCACAATTTAGAGTACATGGCGAAGAAATTATGGATGAAGCACTAAATTTCACCATCACGCAATTGaaactaattttgcctaaattgaGCAACTCCCAGCTTGCAGAACAAGTCAGTAACGcactaaaattttga